The Hemibagrus wyckioides isolate EC202008001 linkage group LG25, SWU_Hwy_1.0, whole genome shotgun sequence genome has a segment encoding these proteins:
- the LOC131346083 gene encoding T-cell surface glycoprotein CD8 beta chain-like produces the protein MTTLFVALCVLFSLFTAVNSSDIKELHVRTVKSGEDVTMECNISSVTGKDKVVWFRQSSGKLPQYFARPYQVNSGYKFVEGFNDSRFSISVNDHKFDLNINKIREDDVGEYFCGEMEGPELKFTSGTRLQFEDKETTHRPTSGSTTENSTSSDDEGESCTANMRVFFWLSISRIGVLCVTVIILTICHKVLKSKSYT, from the exons ATGACCACACTCTTTGTCgctctttgtgttcttttttctctcttcacagCTG TAAATTCTTCTGACATCAAGGAGCTTCATGTGAGAACAGTAAAGAGTGGAGAAGATGTAACTATGGAGTGTAACATTAGCAGTGTCACAGGGAAAGATAAAGTAGTTTGGTTCAGACAGAGTTCAGGAAAATTGCCTCAGTATTTTGCAAGACCATACCAGGTCAATTCAGGCTACAAATTTGTTGAGGGATTTAATGATAGTCGCTTCAGTATTAGTGTAAATGACCATAAATTTGATCTCAATATTAACAAAATAAGAGAAGATGATGTAGGAGAATATTTCTGTGGAGAAATGGAAGGACCTGAACTGAAGTTCACATCTGGAACACGGCTGCAATTTGAAG ataAAGAGACGACACACCGTCCTACATCTGGATCTACTACTGAAAATTCAACAAGCAGCGATGATGAAG GTGAGAGCTGTACTGCTAACATGCGTGTGTTCTTCTGGCTCTCCATTTCAAGAATCGGAGTTCTCTGTGTTACGGTTATTATCCTTACAATATGTCACAAGGTTTTAAAATCAAAATCTTATACTTGA